In Herbaspirillum seropedicae, a single window of DNA contains:
- a CDS encoding ABC transporter permease subunit: MADTKMTHTHDAVPPGARRSSSTTAQWLLHRLGMLPVLVVLYLLFYGLTLYLSGDGTSNFASAENTMNILRQVAINLVLAAGMTFVILTAGIDLSVGSVLAVSAVLGMQVSLGAAPGWAIPMFIFSGLVMGMVNGAMVALLNINAFVVTLGTMTAFRGAAYLLADGTTVLNNDIPSFEWIGNGDFLHVPWLIWVAVAVVLLSWVILRKTVLGMHIYAIGGNLQAARLTGIRVGLVLLFVYSISGLFSGLAGAMSASRLYGANGNWGSGYELDAIAAVVLGGTSLMGGVGSIWGTVVGALIIGVMNNGLTILGLSSFWQYVAKGAVIVLAVILDKWRQKDAAQSA; encoded by the coding sequence ATGGCTGATACCAAGATGACGCACACCCACGATGCCGTCCCGCCCGGCGCCCGCCGGTCTTCTTCCACCACCGCGCAATGGCTGCTGCACCGGCTGGGCATGCTGCCGGTGCTGGTGGTGCTGTACCTGTTGTTCTATGGGCTCACGCTCTACCTCAGCGGCGATGGCACCTCCAATTTCGCCAGTGCCGAAAACACCATGAACATCCTGCGCCAGGTCGCCATCAACCTGGTACTTGCCGCCGGCATGACCTTCGTCATCCTCACTGCCGGCATCGACCTCTCGGTGGGTTCGGTGCTGGCCGTCTCGGCCGTGCTGGGCATGCAGGTCTCGCTGGGCGCCGCACCGGGCTGGGCGATTCCGATGTTCATCTTCTCCGGCCTGGTCATGGGCATGGTCAACGGGGCCATGGTGGCCTTGCTCAACATCAACGCCTTCGTGGTCACGCTGGGCACGATGACGGCCTTTCGCGGCGCCGCCTACCTGCTGGCCGACGGCACTACCGTGCTCAACAATGACATCCCCAGTTTCGAATGGATAGGCAATGGCGACTTCCTGCACGTGCCCTGGCTGATCTGGGTGGCCGTGGCGGTGGTGCTGCTGTCCTGGGTGATCCTGCGCAAGACCGTGCTGGGCATGCACATCTACGCCATCGGCGGCAACCTGCAGGCAGCGCGCCTGACCGGCATCCGCGTGGGCCTGGTGCTGCTGTTCGTCTATTCGATCAGCGGTCTCTTCTCCGGCCTGGCCGGGGCCATGTCGGCCAGCCGCCTGTATGGTGCCAACGGCAACTGGGGCAGCGGCTATGAGCTCGACGCCATCGCCGCCGTGGTGCTGGGCGGCACCAGCCTGATGGGCGGCGTGGGCAGCATCTGGGGCACCGTCGTGGGGGCGCTGATCATCGGGGTGATGAACAACGGTCTGACCATCCTCGGCCTGTCCTCGTTCTGGCAATACGTGGCCAAGGGCGCGGTGATCGTGCTGGCCGTGATCCTCGACAAATGGCGTCAGAAGGACGCCGCCCAATCTGCCTGA
- a CDS encoding FAD-binding oxidoreductase gives MEDSKALPRRKFLQTGAALLYAASVPGVVQAAPALHTPKNLRALRNSLHGRLILPGEMGYAMAAAPNNARYADILPRAVAMCADAHDVQLCLRWAADHREKFAVRSGGHNYAGFSTTTGLLIDVKAMNKVWYDLAKNRGYILAGASNQDMANTFSGTDFAIPSGRCPTVGASGLVLGGGWGFSATHAGLTCDSLVQTDVVLANGQQVSADAQGPHRDLFWALRGGGGGNFGINTAFSFELHEVKDDVTIFNIVWPGQQQIELLTLLQEIQSNHATQISTRTKAYPDAPGPFPRREQLRVTTLGQFFGPKDKALEALAPALKLVKPLQSDIRQMRYWQARDYLITDDPNGMYDLRSSYVAEALPPQALETMLRYMMKWPGGSLLPENMGILFAIGGKVRDVAADATAYVHRNANYIFEMECAWAPIDKPDVVRRQQEWLTEYFAAMQPYMLPQSYVNFPSRELPNWARAYYGSNLERLKHVKRQYDPSNLFSFEQSIPRA, from the coding sequence ATGGAAGATTCCAAGGCATTGCCACGGCGCAAATTCCTTCAGACTGGGGCGGCGCTGCTGTATGCGGCCAGCGTGCCGGGGGTGGTCCAGGCGGCGCCTGCGCTGCATACGCCCAAGAACCTGCGCGCGCTGCGCAACAGCTTGCATGGCCGGCTGATCCTGCCGGGCGAAATGGGTTACGCCATGGCGGCGGCGCCTAACAATGCGCGCTATGCCGATATCCTTCCGCGTGCGGTGGCCATGTGCGCCGATGCCCACGATGTGCAGCTCTGCCTGCGCTGGGCGGCCGACCATCGCGAGAAGTTCGCGGTGCGCTCCGGCGGCCACAACTATGCGGGCTTCTCCACCACGACCGGCCTGCTCATCGACGTCAAGGCCATGAACAAGGTCTGGTACGACCTGGCCAAGAATCGCGGCTACATCCTCGCCGGCGCCAGCAACCAGGACATGGCCAATACCTTCAGCGGCACCGACTTCGCCATCCCCTCGGGACGCTGCCCGACCGTGGGCGCCAGCGGGCTGGTGCTGGGGGGCGGCTGGGGCTTCTCCGCCACCCATGCGGGCCTGACCTGCGACAGCCTGGTGCAGACCGATGTCGTGCTGGCCAACGGCCAGCAGGTCAGCGCCGACGCCCAGGGACCGCATCGCGATCTGTTCTGGGCGCTGCGCGGCGGCGGTGGCGGCAACTTCGGCATCAATACCGCCTTCAGCTTCGAGCTGCATGAGGTCAAGGATGACGTGACCATCTTCAACATCGTCTGGCCGGGCCAACAGCAGATCGAACTGCTGACCCTGCTGCAGGAAATCCAGAGCAATCACGCCACCCAGATCTCTACCCGCACCAAGGCCTATCCTGACGCACCGGGCCCCTTCCCGCGCCGCGAACAATTGCGGGTGACCACGCTGGGGCAATTCTTCGGGCCGAAGGACAAGGCGCTGGAGGCGCTGGCTCCGGCGCTGAAACTGGTCAAGCCGCTCCAGAGCGACATCCGCCAGATGCGCTACTGGCAGGCGCGCGACTATCTCATCACCGATGATCCCAATGGCATGTACGACCTGCGCTCTTCCTACGTGGCCGAGGCGCTGCCGCCGCAGGCGCTGGAGACCATGCTGCGCTACATGATGAAGTGGCCGGGTGGATCGCTCCTGCCGGAGAACATGGGCATCCTCTTCGCCATCGGCGGCAAGGTGCGCGACGTGGCTGCGGATGCCACGGCCTACGTGCATCGCAACGCCAATTACATCTTCGAGATGGAATGCGCCTGGGCGCCCATCGACAAGCCCGACGTGGTGCGCCGCCAGCAGGAATGGCTCACGGAATACTTCGCGGCCATGCAGCCCTACATGCTGCCGCAGTCCTACGTCAACTTCCCCAGTCGCGAACTGCCGAACTGGGCGAGGGCCTATTACGGCAGCAACCTGGAGCGTCTCAAGCACGTCAAGCGGCAGTACGATCCGTCCAACCTGTTCAGCTTCGAGCAGAGCATCCCGCGCGCCTGA
- a CDS encoding GGDEF domain-containing protein codes for MNLLSKNSLAVHLLRIIFGSYFLVTLVVTCVQLGAEYRHARSSVDNELLAMDRTFGASLASSTWRFQGDVQKATLAGISNLPVVTGVKIEDPQGRLVMALGNIIDSSGAQVHIEEDGSQSAVRPGFLNAATSHRFPILYRDEHGVMHDIGSWTVYSSRHVVIGKVAYGFTLILINSVIKTLVLWFIFLYVFRRWLGQPITRLADFVRELDLNQMETPRSIHLPGRRRHELHFLADAINLMLAKLHRHTIHNHALYKELEQEKQSLSALNRSLELRIAERTRDLAQANEQLRSLSLTDGLTGIANRRSFDETLEQEWRRSMRHGTPLMLAFIDVDWFKPYNDHYGHLAGDAVLRQVAQTLRQSIARVGDTVARYGGEEFAIIAADTDGQAGADMLRRMCDAVHALAIAHAGSAMGRITISAGVASCNPGQPGAGLDGLLQAADAALYRAKMEGRNRVVLATELIVSP; via the coding sequence ATGAATCTGCTTTCCAAGAACTCCCTGGCGGTTCATCTGCTGCGCATCATCTTCGGGAGTTACTTCCTGGTTACGCTGGTGGTGACCTGCGTACAGCTTGGGGCGGAATACCGGCATGCCCGCTCCAGCGTGGACAATGAACTGCTGGCCATGGACCGTACCTTCGGGGCGAGCCTGGCCAGCTCCACCTGGCGCTTCCAGGGCGACGTGCAGAAGGCGACCCTGGCTGGCATCAGCAACCTGCCGGTGGTCACGGGGGTGAAGATCGAGGATCCTCAAGGACGGCTGGTGATGGCGCTGGGCAATATCATCGACAGCAGCGGCGCGCAGGTGCATATCGAGGAAGACGGCAGCCAGAGCGCGGTGCGGCCCGGCTTTCTCAACGCCGCCACCAGCCACCGCTTTCCCATCCTCTATCGCGATGAACATGGGGTCATGCACGACATCGGCAGCTGGACGGTCTATTCCAGCCGCCACGTGGTGATCGGCAAGGTGGCTTACGGCTTTACGCTGATCCTGATCAATTCGGTGATCAAGACGCTGGTGCTGTGGTTCATCTTCCTGTACGTGTTCCGCCGCTGGCTGGGCCAGCCCATCACGCGGCTGGCGGACTTCGTGCGCGAGCTGGACCTGAACCAGATGGAAACGCCGCGCAGCATCCACCTGCCGGGACGGCGTCGCCACGAGCTGCACTTCCTGGCCGACGCCATCAATCTCATGCTGGCCAAGCTGCATCGCCACACCATCCACAACCACGCGCTCTACAAGGAACTGGAACAGGAAAAGCAGTCCCTGTCGGCGCTCAACAGATCGCTGGAACTGCGCATCGCCGAGCGCACGCGTGACCTGGCGCAGGCCAATGAACAGCTGCGCTCGCTGAGCCTCACCGATGGTCTCACCGGCATTGCCAACCGCCGCAGCTTCGATGAAACACTGGAGCAGGAATGGCGGCGCAGCATGCGGCACGGCACGCCGCTGATGCTGGCCTTCATCGATGTGGATTGGTTCAAGCCCTACAATGACCACTACGGCCACCTGGCCGGCGACGCGGTGCTGCGCCAGGTGGCGCAGACGCTGAGGCAGTCCATCGCGCGCGTGGGCGATACGGTGGCGCGCTACGGCGGCGAAGAGTTTGCCATCATTGCCGCCGATACCGATGGCCAGGCCGGCGCCGACATGCTGCGCCGCATGTGCGACGCCGTGCATGCGCTGGCCATTGCGCATGCGGGCTCGGCCATGGGCCGCATCACCATCAGCGCGGGCGTGGCCAGCTGCAATCCGGGCCAGCCCGGGGCCGGCCTGGATGGGCTGCTGCAGGCCGCCGACGCTGCGCTCTACCGCGCCAAGATGGAAGGACGCAACCGCGTCGTGCTGGCCACCGAACTGATCGTATCGCCTTGA
- a CDS encoding type VI secretion system Vgr family protein, with protein MNLPLPDSLTAAVTELFGTGLSQNARLITMTTAQSAGLPETLAVERFEGEESVNDNFRFDIDALSISTDLDLKQFIGAEISLRLLQADGGTRAWHGYCTQASWLGADGGLARYRLRLESFLAFLDRRHDSFLFQDMTVTDIAAAVLKEYPQANFSLEVTQTLAKRDICTQYRETDYAFLRRILASEGLNFRFEHEQDDATQQHDQSQPHARHKLVIFDRNAKAPALPGGDEYIRFHRVAAMEASDAITDFAAVRSVRPNGVALASWHPEKLSSPSHEEGSTLDAGELPSLPVYDGTGQQDFADQDAAAAHAQLMLQALEMQNKRFEGAGAARQLAAGARFTLLQHERYPEGENAFKVVSVRHAARNNVSANITRILAPAAGALFGGSAAAERDDDLQAGTYRNSFTAIRDSVPMVPAAIAERLKPTARGTQTALVTGAADAAVTTDRNHRVKVQFHWQRGKSPNPGGLRETGNLDDKDGNANGNDSSGTWIRVAEAQSGPNWGSQFIPRVGSEVLVDFIEGDIDRPVVVAQLYNGSDAPPFPAGADSGINHAGSISGWHSTAHDGSGFNQWVVDDTQSQLRMRLASSTAKSQLNLGHLVEQADTGAQRGSYRGQGFELRSDAWGVVRGGEGLLLSTTARPLNGASVTGTQMDAAGAIAQLKGAKSLAQTMSDSATQQQALSSTQALQAKTDFLALIDPSDQGKHPASVNGQDALKSDGSTRNTDAAQPVEKFAKAAVLMDSPSSINWTSNASTLLYAAENLQWTTQGDVHWSAADTASAAAGKAASFYSHDGGIQAFAANGPVSLQAHTDALEILADKDVTVTSVNDSIEIKARQKIVLQAGQASVTLEGGNITFACPGTFSVKGATHAFPGGASVSPDLMALPDTKYKLFDEAFVVKDPNGTPLSDIPYRIKSSAGDQLATTAKDGMSERVSTEASENVEFAMEWFKVVPAKT; from the coding sequence ATGAACCTGCCACTGCCCGATTCGCTCACCGCCGCCGTCACTGAATTGTTTGGTACCGGCCTGTCGCAGAACGCCCGCCTCATCACCATGACCACGGCGCAGTCCGCAGGCCTGCCCGAGACGCTGGCGGTAGAACGCTTCGAGGGCGAGGAAAGCGTCAATGACAACTTCCGCTTCGACATCGATGCGCTGTCCATCTCCACCGACCTCGACCTGAAACAGTTCATCGGCGCCGAGATCAGCCTGCGGCTGTTGCAGGCCGATGGCGGCACGCGCGCCTGGCATGGCTACTGCACCCAGGCCTCGTGGCTGGGCGCTGATGGCGGGCTGGCGCGCTACCGGCTGCGCTTGGAATCCTTCCTGGCCTTCCTGGATCGCCGCCATGACAGCTTCCTGTTCCAGGACATGACCGTCACCGATATTGCAGCAGCCGTGCTCAAGGAATACCCGCAGGCCAATTTCTCGCTGGAGGTGACGCAGACGCTGGCCAAGCGCGACATCTGCACGCAGTATCGCGAGACCGACTACGCCTTCCTGCGCCGTATCCTGGCCTCCGAAGGCCTGAACTTCCGCTTCGAGCACGAACAGGACGACGCCACGCAGCAGCACGACCAGTCGCAGCCGCATGCCCGCCACAAGCTGGTGATCTTCGACCGCAACGCCAAGGCGCCGGCACTGCCCGGTGGCGATGAGTACATCCGTTTCCATCGGGTGGCGGCCATGGAAGCCAGCGATGCCATCACCGACTTTGCCGCCGTGCGCAGCGTGCGCCCCAACGGCGTGGCGCTGGCCAGCTGGCATCCGGAGAAGCTCTCGTCTCCCTCGCATGAGGAGGGCTCGACCCTGGATGCCGGAGAACTCCCGTCCCTGCCAGTCTACGACGGCACCGGTCAGCAGGACTTCGCCGACCAGGACGCTGCCGCCGCCCATGCCCAGCTGATGCTGCAGGCGCTGGAGATGCAGAACAAGCGTTTCGAGGGCGCAGGCGCGGCGCGCCAACTGGCGGCAGGAGCGCGCTTCACGCTGCTGCAGCACGAGCGCTATCCCGAGGGTGAGAACGCCTTCAAGGTCGTGAGCGTGCGCCATGCGGCGCGCAACAATGTCAGCGCCAACATCACCCGCATCCTCGCACCGGCGGCAGGCGCGCTCTTTGGCGGCAGCGCTGCGGCCGAGCGCGATGACGACCTGCAGGCCGGGACCTACCGCAACAGCTTCACGGCCATCCGCGACAGCGTACCCATGGTGCCGGCGGCCATCGCCGAGCGCCTCAAGCCCACTGCCCGCGGCACGCAGACGGCGCTGGTCACGGGCGCGGCCGATGCGGCGGTCACGACCGACCGCAACCACCGCGTGAAGGTGCAATTCCACTGGCAGCGCGGCAAGTCGCCCAATCCTGGCGGGCTCAGGGAGACCGGCAATCTGGACGACAAGGACGGCAACGCCAACGGCAACGACAGTTCCGGCACCTGGATCCGCGTGGCCGAGGCGCAGTCCGGACCCAACTGGGGCAGCCAGTTCATCCCGCGCGTAGGCAGCGAGGTGCTGGTCGATTTCATCGAAGGCGATATCGATCGTCCGGTGGTCGTGGCCCAGCTCTACAATGGCAGCGATGCGCCGCCCTTCCCGGCCGGCGCTGATTCCGGCATCAACCATGCAGGCAGCATCTCTGGCTGGCACAGCACCGCCCATGACGGCAGCGGATTCAACCAGTGGGTAGTGGACGATACCCAGTCGCAGTTGCGCATGCGCCTTGCCTCCAGCACGGCCAAGTCACAGTTGAACCTGGGGCACCTGGTGGAACAGGCCGATACCGGCGCCCAGCGCGGCAGCTACCGGGGCCAGGGTTTCGAATTGCGCAGCGATGCCTGGGGCGTGGTGCGCGGCGGCGAAGGCCTGCTGCTCTCCACCACCGCGCGCCCACTCAACGGCGCCAGCGTAACTGGCACGCAGATGGATGCGGCTGGCGCCATTGCGCAGCTCAAGGGAGCGAAGTCGCTGGCCCAGACGATGAGCGACTCTGCCACGCAGCAGCAAGCCCTCAGCAGCACCCAGGCGCTGCAGGCCAAGACCGATTTCCTGGCGCTGATCGATCCCAGTGATCAGGGCAAGCATCCGGCCAGCGTGAATGGCCAGGACGCGCTCAAGTCCGACGGCAGCACACGCAATACCGACGCCGCGCAGCCGGTGGAAAAATTCGCCAAGGCTGCCGTGCTGATGGATTCCCCCTCCAGCATCAACTGGACCAGTAACGCCTCCACCTTGCTGTATGCCGCAGAGAACCTGCAATGGACCACCCAGGGCGACGTCCACTGGAGCGCCGCCGACACGGCCAGCGCCGCCGCCGGCAAAGCGGCCAGCTTCTACAGCCATGATGGCGGCATCCAGGCCTTCGCCGCCAATGGACCGGTTTCGCTGCAGGCCCATACCGACGCCCTGGAGATCCTGGCGGACAAGGATGTGACTGTTACCAGCGTCAACGACAGCATCGAGATCAAGGCGCGTCAGAAGATCGTGTTGCAGGCAGGACAGGCTTCGGTGACGCTGGAGGGCGGGAATATTACCTTTGCTTGTCCGGGGACGTTTTCGGTGAAGGGGGCGACGCATGCGTTTCCGGGGGGAGCGAGCGTCTCTCCGGATCTGATGGCGCTGCCAGACACCAAGTACAAGCTCTTCGACGAAGCCTTCGTGGTGAAGGACCCCAATGGGACTCCACTCTCTGACATCCCTTATCGGATCAAGAGTTCAGCCGGAGACCAGCTGGCGACCACCGCCAAGGACGGCATGAGCGAGCGCGTTAGCACGGAAGCCAGCGAGAACGTGGAGTTCGCCATGGAGTGGTTCAAGGTCGTGCCGGCCAAAACTTGA
- a CDS encoding AGE family epimerase/isomerase — MPQPDFESRRFLHAHVADTLAFYDRHAIDPLGGFFHYLKDNGRVYNAGHRHLVSATRLVFTQTMAYTHSGHTRYLRQARRAWDELARFRHASGPLQGLYAWTLQDERIEDATVMAYGQAFVLLACAHAHRIGLCGEDAVADAFERMETAFFEPAHQAYADEITPAGELIGYRGQNANMHMCEACLSAYEVTGQRRYLERALALIERFVFDLAQHTQGLVWEHYHQDWTPDLDYNKGKRSNIFKPWGFQTGHQTEWAKLLLIAHGHAPNAAFLPRAIELHQAAWTYGWDSIHGGLIYGFGLEREPYDRDKYFWVQAESFASAWRLWRATGEPAFRDQYRMLWAWSWQHMVDHEHGAWFRILAADGSKLEDTKSPAGKVDYHTMGACWDVLAVGGLGV; from the coding sequence ATGCCACAGCCTGATTTCGAAAGCCGCCGTTTCCTGCATGCCCACGTGGCCGATACCCTGGCCTTCTACGACCGTCACGCCATCGATCCGCTGGGCGGCTTCTTCCACTATCTCAAGGACAATGGCCGCGTCTACAACGCCGGCCATCGGCACCTGGTCAGCGCCACCCGGCTGGTCTTCACGCAGACCATGGCCTACACCCATTCTGGCCACACGCGCTACCTGCGGCAGGCGCGCCGCGCCTGGGATGAGCTGGCGCGCTTTCGCCATGCCAGCGGGCCGCTGCAGGGACTCTATGCCTGGACCCTGCAGGACGAGCGCATCGAGGACGCCACCGTGATGGCCTATGGCCAGGCCTTCGTGCTGCTGGCCTGCGCCCATGCGCATCGCATCGGCCTGTGCGGCGAGGATGCGGTGGCCGACGCCTTCGAGCGCATGGAGACGGCCTTCTTCGAACCAGCCCACCAGGCCTATGCCGATGAGATCACGCCGGCGGGCGAACTGATCGGCTATCGCGGCCAGAACGCCAACATGCATATGTGCGAAGCCTGCCTATCGGCCTATGAAGTCACCGGCCAGCGCCGCTACCTGGAGCGCGCCCTGGCCCTGATCGAGCGCTTCGTCTTCGACCTGGCGCAGCATACGCAAGGGCTGGTGTGGGAGCACTATCACCAGGACTGGACGCCCGATCTCGACTACAACAAGGGCAAGCGCAGCAACATCTTCAAGCCCTGGGGCTTCCAGACCGGGCACCAGACCGAATGGGCCAAGCTGCTGCTCATCGCCCACGGCCATGCGCCCAATGCGGCCTTCCTGCCGCGCGCGATCGAACTGCACCAGGCGGCCTGGACCTACGGCTGGGATAGCATCCACGGCGGCCTGATCTATGGTTTCGGCCTCGAGCGGGAGCCCTACGACCGCGACAAGTATTTCTGGGTGCAGGCCGAATCCTTCGCCAGCGCCTGGCGGCTGTGGCGCGCCACCGGCGAGCCGGCGTTCCGTGACCAGTACCGCATGCTGTGGGCCTGGAGCTGGCAGCACATGGTCGATCATGAGCATGGTGCGTGGTTCCGCATCCTCGCCGCCGATGGCAGCAAGCTGGAAGACACCAAGTCCCCCGCCGGCAAGGTGGACTATCACACCATGGGCGCCTGCTGGGATGTGCTGGCCGTGGGCGGCCTGGGCGTATAA
- a CDS encoding TIGR02285 family protein: protein MWSRLLLLLLTCLPLLTLPPAVRASEPDNQIIWGRHHVPPYMIREGEWAGRGIFDLTLGVVTSHLPQYQHVDLAAPFPRVISEIRKGSHWCYIGALRTSEREAYAYFSLPTSIFLPLRVIVRRDRLAQFSHPQSLKSLLQNRQLVTSVMRDRSYSPTVDRLLAEYPARENYSEQIEAISMLLAGRIDYMIELPLLAFYQARLLGHADELAAVRTEEADEVVFNRVMCPRNAWGRQVIDQVNQVLLAERPTPAYRAMVERWHDPESTAEIRRLYDKVFLKTP from the coding sequence ATGTGGTCCCGCCTGCTCCTGCTGCTGCTCACCTGCCTCCCGCTGCTGACACTGCCACCTGCGGTGCGGGCCAGTGAGCCGGACAACCAGATCATCTGGGGCCGGCACCATGTGCCGCCCTACATGATCCGTGAAGGGGAATGGGCGGGCCGGGGCATTTTCGATCTGACGTTGGGGGTGGTCACCTCGCACCTGCCGCAATATCAGCACGTGGACCTGGCCGCGCCCTTCCCGCGCGTGATCAGCGAGATCCGCAAAGGCAGCCACTGGTGCTATATCGGTGCGCTACGCACCAGCGAGCGGGAGGCCTATGCCTACTTCTCGCTGCCGACCTCGATCTTCCTGCCCTTGCGGGTGATCGTGCGGCGCGACCGGCTGGCGCAGTTCAGCCATCCGCAATCGTTGAAGAGCCTGTTGCAGAATCGCCAGCTGGTGACCTCGGTGATGCGCGACCGCTCCTACAGCCCGACGGTGGACCGGCTGCTGGCCGAGTATCCGGCGCGGGAAAACTATTCCGAACAGATCGAGGCCATCAGCATGCTGCTGGCCGGGCGCATCGACTACATGATCGAGCTGCCCTTGCTGGCCTTCTACCAGGCCCGTCTGCTCGGCCACGCCGACGAGCTGGCCGCCGTCCGCACCGAGGAAGCGGACGAGGTCGTGTTCAACCGGGTGATGTGTCCCAGGAATGCATGGGGGCGGCAAGTGATCGACCAGGTCAACCAGGTGCTGCTGGCCGAGCGCCCCACGCCGGCCTATCGCGCCATGGTGGAACGCTGGCACGACCCGGAATCGACGGCCGAGATCCGCAGGCTCTACGACAAGGTCTTCCTGAAGACACCCTGA
- the icmH gene encoding type IVB secretion system protein IcmH/DotU produces the protein MTSAPSLLDQDSFPSSSPSPTSASAPVKANSLLDLMYDGFYALFMLRNGNAPLDEASFAIKMQKFLGDVERNAKKLDVSPEDVYAAKYAFCASVDEIILRSNFTIRDAWERRPLQLTMFGDQLAGENFFKQLEDLRVRGNAHVQALEVFHMCLLLGFQGKYALEGPEKLGYLTARLGDEIAHMKGKSAGFAPHWARPDAIVNKLRNDVPLWAVGSLFALIALFAYLGLNWMLTSGTENGLAGYTDIVKLAPRTANLTITLP, from the coding sequence ATGACCTCGGCCCCCTCCCTGCTCGACCAGGACAGCTTCCCGTCCTCCTCTCCATCGCCGACCTCGGCCAGCGCGCCGGTAAAGGCCAATTCGCTGCTGGACCTGATGTATGACGGCTTCTATGCCTTGTTCATGCTCAGGAATGGCAACGCACCGCTGGATGAGGCCTCCTTCGCCATCAAGATGCAGAAATTCCTGGGTGACGTGGAGCGCAACGCCAAGAAGCTGGATGTCTCGCCGGAAGACGTCTACGCCGCCAAGTATGCGTTCTGCGCCTCGGTGGATGAAATCATCCTGCGCTCCAACTTCACCATCCGCGATGCCTGGGAACGGCGTCCGCTGCAGCTGACCATGTTCGGCGACCAACTGGCCGGCGAGAATTTCTTCAAGCAGCTGGAAGACCTGCGGGTGCGCGGCAACGCCCACGTGCAGGCGCTGGAAGTGTTCCACATGTGCCTGCTGCTGGGTTTCCAGGGCAAGTACGCGCTGGAGGGGCCGGAAAAGCTCGGCTACCTCACCGCCCGCCTGGGCGATGAAATCGCCCACATGAAAGGCAAGAGCGCCGGTTTCGCACCGCATTGGGCGCGGCCCGACGCCATCGTCAACAAGCTGCGCAACGATGTGCCGCTGTGGGCGGTGGGCTCGCTGTTCGCGCTCATCGCGCTGTTTGCCTACCTGGGCTTGAACTGGATGCTCACCAGCGGCACCGAGAACGGCCTGGCCGGCTATACCGACATCGTCAAGCTGGCCCCGCGCACCGCCAACCTGACCATCACCCTGCCCTGA